Within the Butyrivibrio sp. AE3004 genome, the region GAATTCTCTGAGTTCTGTCTTGGGATATGTCTTGTATTCTCCTTCAATAAGACCAAGGAATTTCAAAATGTTCAGCACATCCTCTTTGTCTGCCTGTACCTCATCCTTTGGAAGCAGGCTTAACTGACCACGCTCTATTAGAACACTGGGGATTCCGGCCATGGAGGCTGTGTTGTAGGCACCTTCGGTGGTGCAGGTACTCTTTACGCAGTAGGAGGCGTTGACGCAGTCTACCATCTTTTTTGCAATATCGCTGGCAGGAGAAGCTCCCACGTAGTATGCGTAGGGGATAAGAGTCTCGTATCCGTCTCCGCTATGCAGGTCAATGTAAGCATCAGCGTTTTTGATAAAAACATCAAACAAGAGGCTTGCCAGGCGATCCGCGGCTGAACCATCCTTGTCTCCCGGGAAGACTCTGTTGAGATTCTTGCCATCCTCATAAACAAGGGACATGGTTCTGTTTTCAAAACCTGACCTGTTGGCTAATGGGATGATGATAAGATTTCCTGAAAGGTCTTTGGGAGAAATCTCATTAGAGAGCTCAATAGCTGCCTGAATGCCGACATATTCTGCGTTGTGAATGCCGGCTGTGACAAGAACGGTTTTGCCCGGCTTTTCTCCGCAGATGATGATGTGGGGAATGTGTATCTCAGTTCCACCGACATGTATATGATCTTTTATCGTCTTGCCGGAGGTAAGTTCGTGTCCGGCTATATTTATTTTCTCCATAGTTTTTAAACCTCACTTCAGAGCCAAGGTTATCATGTTAGGACCGGGACTTTCAAGCCCCCTGGGGGGTTACATATCAATAATGAAACTGAGATCAAGATTCGGATAGGCAGCCAGGAGATGAGCATAAAGGAATGGGATAAGCTCATGGACAGCATTGATAAAGAGCTTGAGACTATTCACGAAGCACTTCTTGAGAAAGAAGAAAAGCAGTCTGAAAAAGAGCAGGAAGAACGGATCAGGAAGCTTTTTGAAGATAGAAATGCAAATGAAGAAATGACTAATGTGGTTGGCGCATAATTTACCAATTGAAAAAGCGTCCCCAAATGTCACCCAAATGTCACCCAAGTGGCACCCAAATGACACCCAAATGGTAGTTTCCATGCGGTTTTGGGCATGATATTATTATAATGAGCCAAGGAATGAACGAGAGAACAAAATCGATTCATTCTTTGGTTTTTCTTTTGCAAAAGAATAACTGTTGTGAAGCGCTGCTTCCGGTATTCCTGCCGGGGTGGCGCTTTTATTTTGTCCAAAAAAGAAAGGGAAATGTATGGATTTTGAACAATTCAAAGAGGAACTTGCTTCCAGCGTGAAGGAGATCATGTATTCCAAGTATGGAATGGAGGTTGAGATTGAGGCCAGAACGATGGAGAAGATGAACTCCTCCTATGAGGCACTTACTGTTAAGCCTGAGGACAGCATCATCGGTGTTAACCTCAATGCCACAGCACTTTACCAGCAGTACGAAAAGGGAATCGATATTGATGTCATTACTTCCAAGGCTGCTGAGCTTGCAGAGAGTGCACTTAACAGCAGACCTGATTTTGATATCGACTCTTTTAAGGATTACAGCAAGATGAAGGAAACACTGACGATGGAAGTTGTTTCTGCTGAGAGAAATGCTGCACTTCTTGAGACTGTGCCTCACAGGATTATGGAGGATATGGCTGTTGTTTACCGATTTGAGGTGAACACAACTACTACGGAAAGAGGTTCAATCCTGGTAACAAACCAGATGCTGGACCAGTACGGAATCACAGCTGAGCAGCTTCATGCTGACGCGTTGATTCATGCTCCGGAGGTCAAGCCTATTGTGATCGAGGGAATGGCACAGGTCCTTGCCAAGCAGATGGGAGTCGAGGATCTTGAAATGCTTGGTCTTAATATTCCACCTGAGCAGGAACAGATCTTTGTTGCTTCTGTAGAGGGAAATGTCCACGGAGCAGGAGTAATTGCTTATCAGGATTTCATGGAAAAGGCTTCTGAGAGGGTTGGTGGTGAGTCGTTCTTCATTTTACCCAGCAGCATCCATGAAATTTTGATTGTACCTGACAATGGGCTTATGGATCTTCAGCACCTTGAGAGCATGGTCAGAGAGGTTAATGCTACTACCGTAGATCCTGCTGACAAGCTTACTGACAACGTTTATCACTACGATGCCAAGGACAAGGTATTTGAGCTTGGAGAGAAATTCGTAGAACGTCAGAACTCGAAGGAATCCAAGGGTATTGAGGCAGGTGAAAAGAAATCTCTCTCCGCCGAGATCAAGGCAAAGAAAGAGCAGATTGCCAATGCTCCTAAGAAGGAAGCAGCTGCGTTGGAGCCAAAGGCAAAGGAAGGAAAAGTGAAGTGACATGATTTTTTCTAAGGACAAGCCAAAGAACTGCCGTGGATGTGCGTACAAAGACATCTGTAATGGCATAAAAAGAGAATGTGTTTACCGACAAAAGTTCCTGGAAGCCTGCCTGGGTAGCGACTATCCGTGCCATGGCTGCCCTTATGGCAGAGAGCACAGGATATGTTTTCCATGTTACAAGAACCTTCTGGGACAGACCGGAATAAAAGAATGGAAGGAGAAGCACCCGAAGATATGCCTTTGGTAAGTTTTGGCTGTCCTATGAAATCAGGAGGAAAGGAGGTGAGCGTATGCACAAGGTAATTGAATGTCGTGGCCAGAGCTTTTGTGTTGGTGAAAAGGACATGAGCTGTAATCTGGACATGGCTGTTTTTATAGACAAAAATCGCTATGTCTGGGGACTTGGGGAAGATCTGGCAATTGCAATGGTTGAGTCTTATGAGGGAAATATTGAGACCATAATGATTCCTGGTACTGACTTCATCATGATATTTGATGAGGCTAATACAGTGGTTCTTGCGGGTCATAAGTATCTCTTTTACGACTGCCTTATTATGAAGTCCACAGAAAAAGGCCTTAAGGCTATTCCTGCAGATGAGATTGATGCAGCCAGAAATGCATTTAAGAAGCAGACAGGCCGCTACCAGGTTGGACCTTTTGAGTTCCTGGCTTATAGAATCTCATGAAAGGAGGCTAATACTTGGTTAATGAACAATTAACACAGGAAGCAATAAGATTCTGTTACCGAGGATCTAAAGAAGTCATTCATCTTTCAGAGAAGTCCATGGTATATATCATGAAGCTGTACAATGCGACGATAAAGCCTGCAAAGGATCGTATTTTCAAAGATCCCCAGGACTGCCACGGCAAAATGTCTGTTAAAAAACTCATTCGCAAGGATGAAGGCGCTACCTGTGTGGACATTTCCAAGACAGAACTTAGGGATTTTCAAAAGGTTGCCAAAAGGTATGGAGTAGATTTTGCGGTTGTTAATCACAAGAACAGTGATCCGCAGACCTACTCCATTTTCTTTAAGGCCAGAGATCAGGATGCAATTACTGATGTTATCAGGTATTACACGGAAAAGAAGCTCATGAAGGAGCAGAAACCGTCTCTAAAGGAAAAGATTGATCATTACAAGCAGAAGATAGCAGAGGGTCCAAAGAAAGTGCTGAACAAAGTAAAGGAGAGAACGAGATGATTACTTATGAAACCATTCTCCACAATCCAAGAGCCATGATCGGAATCATTGGACTTGCAATCATGCTGCTGGTTCTTTTCATCTGGGATAGGAAAGAAAATAGAAAGAACTACAAACATCGAGTGGAATTCGGTTCAGCCCGGTGGGGCAATAAGAAAGATATAGAGCCGTACATTGACCCGGTGTTTGAGAATAACGTTATCCTGTCAGAGACAGAGATGCTTACTATGAACAGCAGACCTGCTAATCCTAAATATGCCAGGAACAAAAATGTCCTGGTTATAGGTGGGTCCGGTTCAGGTAAGACGCGCTTTTTTGTGAAGCCTAATCTTTTGCAGATGCATTCCAGCTATGTGGTTACTGATCCTAAGGGACAGCTTCTTCCCGAGACAGGCATGGCTCTACTTAAAAATGGCTACAAGATAAAGGTGTTCAACACCATAAACTTTGCCAAGAGCCAGCACTACAACCCCTTTCACTACATACATTCAGAAAAAGACATTCTGAAGATAGTGAACGTGCTCATGTTGAACACAAAGGGCGAAGGAAAGAGCAATGACCCATTTTGGGACAAAGCGGAATCCATGCTTTACGCAGCTCTCATAGGATATATTCACTATGAAGCGCCTGAGCATGAGCAGAACTTCAAGATGCTTCTTGAGATGATCAATTCCATGGAAGTAAGGGAAGATGATGAAAACTTTAAGAACGCTATCGACCTTATCTTTGAAGATCTGGAAAAAGAAAAGCCTGATCACTTTGCTGTAAGGCAGTACAAGAAATTCAAACTTGCAGCAGGCAAGACAGCCAAGTCAATTCTTGTATCAGCCGGGGCAAGGCTAGCGCCTTTTGATATTGCAGAGCTTAGAGAACTTACAGCCTATGATGATTTTGAGCTTGATACTCTTGGTGATGAAAAGACTGCTCTTTTCCTGATCATGTCAGATACAGATGGTACATTTTCATTCCTTATCAGCATGATCTACACTCAGCTTTTTAACCTTTTGTGTGAGAAAGCTGATGATGAGTATGGTGGAAGACTTCCTGTTCATGTCAGGTGCCTCATTGATGAGTGCGCCAACTGTGGAACAATTCCAAATTTGGAGAAGCTTGTAGCAACTATACGAAGCAGGGAAATATCAGCATGTCTGATTCTTCAGGCTAAATCGCAGCTTAAAGCTCTGTACAAAGATCATTGTGAGACCATCATCGGTAACATGGATTCGCAGATCTTTCTTGGTGGAAATGAGACAGAAACCTTGAAGGACCTGAGCGCAGTTCTTGGAAAGGAAACCATTGATTTTTTTACCATCCAGGATACAAAGGGCATGCAGCCTTCTGTAGCAACAAACTATCAGAAAACAGGCCATGACCTTATGAGTATGGATGAACTTGCCGTAATGGATGGCGGCAAATGTATAGTCCAGGTGAGAGGTGTAAGACCATTCATGTCAAAGAAATATGATGTTACAAAGCACCCTAAATATCACCTGACTGCAGATTTTAGCGCAAAGAACTACTTCGACATTGAGAAGTATATAAAGCGCGGAGACAACTTAATATTGAAACCTGATGACACATATGAAGTCATCGAAGCAACAGATATGGAGAGCGCACAGGCAGATCAATAAAAGATCTGCAAATGGCGTTCTTTATATAGATGTGGCCACATATCCTGAATCAGTCGACGGGTTCAGGAGTAACTAACAACAACCGGCACTGCGGAATACGAGTAGTGTCGCTAACCAAAAACAATTATTGGAAGGGAGGAAGAAACTGACATGAGTGTCAGTTTCAAATCAAATTATGGCATTTTTTCAGAGTTCAGTAACAGTACTTCAGTCACTCGTAATCGCACTTGGCGCAGGTCTTGGCATCTGGGGAGGCGTAAACCTCATGGAAGGTTACGGCGGTGATAACCCTGGTGCTAAGTCACAGGGCATGAAGCAGCTCATGGCGGGCGGCGGAATCGCCCTCATCGGCACCACACTTGTTCCACTTCTTTCAGGTCTTTTTTGATCCTGGGAAGGAACGAGACGAGGCTGGGGAGTGACACTCAGCCTCAAACATGAAGAAACTGACCCGGGGCTTGTATTAAAAGCGGTCCCGGGCCTTATTTAGAAACAACGGAGGGCATGAATGGAAGCCGTATTAGAACAAATTGAAGAATGGTTTAGAAACATGCTCATCGAAGGAATAATGGAACATCTGACCAATACCTTTGACTCGCTAAATACAGAGGTTGGAGAGATAGCAACCACAGTAGGTCAGACTCCCGCAGAGTTTCTGCCATCAGTTTACAACCTGATAAGAAACCTGTCAGAGAATCTGATCATGCCGATTGCAGGAATAATCCTGACGTTTATTGCATGTTATGAGCTTATCCAGCTTGTAATAAGCCACAATAACCTGGCTAACTTCGAGACCTTTATATTTTTCAAATGGGTATTCAAGACTTTTGTAGCAGTAACACTTATAACCAATACTTTTACCATAACCATGGCGATATTTGATGTAGCCAAATGGGTAATAACGCAAAGCGGAGGAATAATTGCAGCCAGTACTGCGGTTGATGCTTCTGCCCTTGCTTCGTTCCAGGCCATCCTGGAAGGCATGGAAACAGGAGAGCTCTTTAGTATTTTCATGCAGACCTTTGCATTGCAGTTCCTTATCAAGCTGGCAGCGGTGTTTATCTTTATCGTGGTAAATGGAAGAATGATCGAGATTTATTTGTACATTTCCATGGCGCCAATACCTTTTGCCACCTTTGGAAATGCCGAGCAGTCTCAGATGGGGCAGAACTATTTCAAAGCACTCTGGGCCCTGGGACTTCAGGGATTCCTTATCATGGTGTGCGTTGGAATATATGCGGTTATGATCCAGTCAGTGGTATTTAGTACTGACATTATGGGATCTATGTG harbors:
- a CDS encoding succinylglutamate desuccinylase/aspartoacylase family protein, which codes for MEKINIAGHELTSGKTIKDHIHVGGTEIHIPHIIICGEKPGKTVLVTAGIHNAEYVGIQAAIELSNEISPKDLSGNLIIIPLANRSGFENRTMSLVYEDGKNLNRVFPGDKDGSAADRLASLLFDVFIKNADAYIDLHSGDGYETLIPYAYYVGASPASDIAKKMVDCVNASYCVKSTCTTEGAYNTASMAGIPSVLIERGQLSLLPKDEVQADKEDVLNILKFLGLIEGEYKTYPKTELREFSDDAPFTGCWYPEKKVGERFSKGDKFGEIRDYFGRPLHTAIADTDGVLIHQCSSLSIIKNGPMVTYGVIQKQDAC
- a CDS encoding DUF5688 family protein — its product is MDFEQFKEELASSVKEIMYSKYGMEVEIEARTMEKMNSSYEALTVKPEDSIIGVNLNATALYQQYEKGIDIDVITSKAAELAESALNSRPDFDIDSFKDYSKMKETLTMEVVSAERNAALLETVPHRIMEDMAVVYRFEVNTTTTERGSILVTNQMLDQYGITAEQLHADALIHAPEVKPIVIEGMAQVLAKQMGVEDLEMLGLNIPPEQEQIFVASVEGNVHGAGVIAYQDFMEKASERVGGESFFILPSSIHEILIVPDNGLMDLQHLESMVREVNATTVDPADKLTDNVYHYDAKDKVFELGEKFVERQNSKESKGIEAGEKKSLSAEIKAKKEQIANAPKKEAAALEPKAKEGKVK
- a CDS encoding PcfB family protein, whose protein sequence is MVNEQLTQEAIRFCYRGSKEVIHLSEKSMVYIMKLYNATIKPAKDRIFKDPQDCHGKMSVKKLIRKDEGATCVDISKTELRDFQKVAKRYGVDFAVVNHKNSDPQTYSIFFKARDQDAITDVIRYYTEKKLMKEQKPSLKEKIDHYKQKIAEGPKKVLNKVKERTR
- a CDS encoding Maff2 family mobile element protein, coding for MAFFQSSVTVLQSLVIALGAGLGIWGGVNLMEGYGGDNPGAKSQGMKQLMAGGGIALIGTTLVPLLSGLF
- a CDS encoding VirB6/TrbL-like conjugal transfer protein, CD1112 family, which encodes MEAVLEQIEEWFRNMLIEGIMEHLTNTFDSLNTEVGEIATTVGQTPAEFLPSVYNLIRNLSENLIMPIAGIILTFIACYELIQLVISHNNLANFETFIFFKWVFKTFVAVTLITNTFTITMAIFDVAKWVITQSGGIIAASTAVDASALASFQAILEGMETGELFSIFMQTFALQFLIKLAAVFIFIVVNGRMIEIYLYISMAPIPFATFGNAEQSQMGQNYFKALWALGLQGFLIMVCVGIYAVMIQSVVFSTDIMGSMWKVFGFTVLLGFTLLKSGTIAKAILHAT